The following proteins come from a genomic window of Flavobacteriaceae bacterium MAR_2010_188:
- a CDS encoding Membrane associated serine protease, rhomboid family, which yields MSQNQFKYSTGVVAYPVFFVLAIWIVFWLQVRFFSGIKYFGIYPKTLEGLRGVIFSPFIHSNIEHLYRNTFPLLILSMALFYFYRKIAWKILLYGILISGLITWSIGRPANHIGASSVIYVLASFIFFKGIFAKHYRLVALSFVVVFLYGSMIWYVFPVKEEISWEGHLGGFIAGFIFALLFKKSIAQKESYHWQAEDYVEEEDEFLKHFDENGNFIENLQVEEELLAEENPDEIPLPKITITYTYKEKGS from the coding sequence ATGAGCCAGAACCAATTTAAATATTCTACGGGTGTTGTTGCCTATCCGGTATTTTTTGTTTTGGCAATCTGGATCGTGTTTTGGCTGCAAGTGAGATTTTTTTCGGGAATTAAATATTTTGGAATCTATCCAAAAACTTTGGAAGGTCTTAGGGGAGTGATTTTTAGTCCTTTTATTCATTCTAATATCGAACATCTTTATAGAAACACCTTTCCGTTGCTCATTCTCTCCATGGCATTGTTTTACTTCTATCGTAAAATAGCCTGGAAAATCTTGCTTTATGGAATTTTGATTTCAGGGTTGATTACCTGGTCAATCGGCAGGCCGGCCAACCACATTGGGGCTAGCAGCGTTATTTACGTTCTGGCTAGTTTTATTTTCTTTAAAGGAATCTTTGCCAAACATTATAGACTAGTAGCGTTGAGCTTTGTCGTGGTTTTTTTATATGGAAGTATGATTTGGTACGTTTTTCCGGTGAAGGAAGAAATCTCTTGGGAGGGGCATCTAGGAGGATTTATTGCCGGATTTATCTTTGCTCTGCTCTTTAAAAAATCTATTGCACAAAAAGAAAGTTATCATTGGCAAGCGGAAGATTATGTTGAAGAGGAGGACGAATTCCTAAAGCATTTTGATGAAAATGGAAATTTTATAGAAAACCTTCAAGTTGAAGAAGAATTGTTGGCCGAGGAAAATCCAGATGAAATTCCACTACCTAAAATAACCATCACTTATACCTATAAGGAAAAAGGTTCTTAG
- a CDS encoding Por secretion system C-terminal sorting domain-containing protein, whose translation MKFFKLLFKINKSLFIFLASSSTLFSQNTVGTISYSATTQSGYTLFTSYKDTYLINNCGEVVNKWTSDYSPGNSVYLLPTGEILRAGNTQSETFQFGGSGGVIERFNWDGTLNWQFFYDNEEHRQHHDIYPMPNGNVLILAATEITRDEAIAAGRNPALIDEDQIYNERIIEVQPSGLNRGTIVWEWNFFDHLIQDFDSTKNNFGNVSLHPERLDFNYTQNNSGSARWLHINSLQYDENLDQVVLSSRFLNEIYIIDHSTSTSEAATSTGGDYSKGGDFLYRWGNPQVYRQGTEADRQLGGQHYAHFIEQGLRDAGKLMLYNNQYPEKPANSAIFILDLPESSPGNYSYTANTEFGPTSPDYIYAPDDLYSPIVSSAQRLENGNTLIAEGSYGELREIDENENIVWQYIVPENYTNGNIISQGYDPSLINNMIFRALKYSETYPAFQGRDLTPSDPIELNPNISSCVTLSTESSELAGISIFPNPTDGLLNINSFQKIDEISITDLTGKTINISTDLKSLDISNLQAGIYLLQLQIGGNTVIKKIIKR comes from the coding sequence ATGAAATTCTTCAAGCTATTATTTAAAATTAATAAGTCCTTATTTATCTTCCTGGCCTCGAGTTCTACCCTATTTTCCCAAAATACCGTCGGCACAATTAGTTACAGTGCGACCACCCAGAGTGGATATACACTTTTCACTTCATACAAAGACACTTATCTCATCAATAACTGTGGTGAAGTTGTAAATAAATGGACGAGTGATTATTCTCCAGGTAATTCGGTCTACCTCTTGCCTACTGGTGAAATTTTACGAGCCGGTAATACCCAATCGGAAACTTTTCAATTTGGTGGTTCGGGTGGAGTCATTGAAAGATTTAATTGGGACGGTACACTTAATTGGCAATTTTTTTATGATAATGAAGAACATCGGCAGCATCACGATATTTATCCGATGCCCAATGGAAACGTCCTGATTCTAGCGGCAACAGAAATTACCAGAGATGAAGCAATAGCAGCAGGAAGAAATCCAGCTTTAATAGATGAAGATCAAATCTATAATGAAAGAATAATTGAAGTACAGCCTTCAGGATTAAATCGTGGAACCATTGTTTGGGAATGGAACTTTTTTGACCATCTCATACAGGATTTTGATTCAACAAAAAATAATTTCGGGAATGTATCGCTTCACCCTGAAAGATTAGATTTCAATTATACCCAGAATAATAGTGGCTCGGCTCGCTGGTTACATATTAATAGTCTTCAGTATGACGAAAATTTGGACCAGGTAGTACTAAGCTCGAGATTTTTAAATGAAATCTATATCATCGACCATTCTACCTCAACATCGGAAGCAGCCACTTCCACCGGAGGCGATTATAGTAAGGGCGGGGATTTTTTATACCGCTGGGGCAATCCACAGGTCTACCGACAAGGCACCGAAGCCGATCGTCAATTAGGTGGGCAACATTACGCGCATTTTATAGAACAAGGGCTAAGAGACGCTGGTAAGCTAATGCTTTATAACAATCAGTATCCTGAAAAACCCGCGAACTCCGCAATATTTATTCTAGACCTTCCAGAAAGTTCTCCAGGCAATTACTCATATACGGCAAATACCGAATTTGGTCCTACGTCTCCCGATTATATTTACGCTCCAGATGATCTCTATTCTCCTATCGTAAGCAGTGCGCAGAGACTAGAAAATGGAAATACCTTAATCGCAGAAGGAAGTTATGGTGAATTAAGAGAGATTGATGAAAATGAAAATATCGTTTGGCAGTATATTGTGCCTGAAAATTATACCAATGGAAATATCATATCTCAAGGATACGACCCATCTCTTATTAATAATATGATTTTTAGAGCGCTAAAATATTCTGAAACATATCCGGCTTTTCAAGGGAGGGACTTAACCCCATCTGACCCAATAGAGTTAAACCCAAATATCTCTAGTTGCGTCACACTTTCTACTGAATCTTCTGAACTAGCGGGAATTTCTATATTTCCGAATCCTACCGACGGTCTCTTGAACATCAATAGCTTTCAAAAGATTGATGAGATTTCTATTACGGATTTAACTGGAAAAACAATAAATATTTCGACTGATTTAAAGTCACTAGACATTTCTAATCTTCAAGCAGGAATATATCTTTTACAGCTGCAGATTGGCGGGAATACAGTTATCAAAAAGATTATAAAGCGATAA
- a CDS encoding 23S rRNA (guanosine2251-2'-O)-methyltransferase, whose protein sequence is MSKETTIYGLRAVIEAIKSQENIDKIFLQKGLRGDLYNELEELLAKEKVNTSYVPIEKLNRLTNNNHQGVVAKISPIEFLEMEDMVTSALAKEDNPIFILLDQLSDVRNFGAIIRTAECTSVAGIIIQKKGGAPVNGDTIKTSAGAIFNIPICKVDHIKDAVYFMQASGIKVIAATEKTEKYIYDISFKEGCAIIMGSEGRGINPSVLKVADERVKLPILGTIESLNVSVACGAILYEAVRQRL, encoded by the coding sequence ATGTCTAAAGAAACTACGATTTACGGTTTAAGAGCGGTTATAGAAGCTATAAAGTCTCAAGAGAATATCGATAAGATATTTCTGCAAAAAGGGCTTAGAGGTGATTTATATAACGAATTGGAGGAATTATTGGCTAAAGAGAAAGTCAATACTTCTTACGTTCCTATCGAAAAATTAAATCGCTTAACGAATAATAACCATCAAGGTGTGGTCGCTAAGATTTCTCCTATCGAATTCTTAGAGATGGAAGATATGGTGACTTCGGCCTTAGCAAAAGAAGACAATCCAATCTTTATTTTATTAGACCAGCTGAGTGACGTAAGAAACTTTGGCGCAATCATAAGAACGGCTGAGTGTACTTCAGTCGCAGGGATTATCATTCAGAAAAAAGGTGGTGCTCCGGTTAACGGCGATACGATAAAGACCAGCGCAGGTGCCATTTTTAATATTCCGATCTGTAAAGTAGACCATATTAAGGATGCCGTTTATTTTATGCAGGCTTCTGGTATAAAGGTAATTGCAGCAACAGAAAAGACCGAAAAGTATATCTATGATATTTCTTTTAAGGAAGGCTGTGCCATTATAATGGGTTCTGAAGGAAGAGGAATTAATCCTTCGGTGTTGAAAGTTGCTGACGAGAGAGTAAAACTTCCTATTCTAGGTACCATTGAATCCTTAAATGTTTCGGTTGCCTGCGGTGCGATCTTGTACGAAGCAGTTAGACAAAGACTCTAA